The Prochlorococcus sp. MIT 1300 genome has a window encoding:
- a CDS encoding NAD(P)(+) transhydrogenase (Re/Si-specific) subunit beta, which yields MNSVQLLKYLIDLVAVLLLALGIKGLSKVRSAREANRVAALAMSLAVVGVLVSSFGELKASPQAFIWILSGILIGGLLGMVTAQRVPMTAMPETVALFNGCGGMSSLLVAMGVALFPNEELANGLIENISIVVSVFVGAITFSGSIVAMAKLQGWLSTPAWMQSKIRHVVNIAFAALALVAAFHFFQIGDFKGLWLLVIGSTLLGIGVTLPIGGADMPVVISLLNSYSGVAAAAAGFVVRSQLLIVAGAMVGAAGLILTQVMCNGMNRSLLSVLFGGALGATNSSGESPGEYTNITSCSVEECALTLEAAERVVVVPGYGLAVAQAQHTLREVTRVLESSGIQVDYAIHPVAGRMPGHMNVLLAEADVPYEQLKEMDVINPEFPATDVVLVLGANDVVNPQAKNDSSSPLYGMPVLDVQEARTVFVVKRGMSAGYSGIKNDLFELVNTSMVFGDAKKVLGDLLVELKELGVGRKG from the coding sequence ATGAATTCTGTTCAACTTCTTAAATACCTGATTGATCTGGTAGCAGTTCTTTTGCTTGCTTTGGGCATTAAAGGTCTTTCTAAGGTTCGCTCAGCAAGAGAGGCCAATAGGGTTGCTGCCTTAGCAATGTCACTTGCAGTGGTAGGAGTATTAGTTAGCTCTTTTGGTGAATTAAAAGCTTCCCCTCAAGCTTTTATTTGGATTTTGTCTGGAATCCTTATTGGAGGGCTCTTAGGCATGGTTACTGCGCAAAGAGTACCTATGACAGCAATGCCAGAAACAGTGGCTTTGTTTAATGGCTGTGGAGGGATGTCATCGCTATTGGTTGCGATGGGAGTTGCTTTATTCCCTAATGAGGAACTTGCAAATGGTCTTATTGAAAATATCTCAATAGTTGTTTCTGTTTTTGTTGGGGCCATTACTTTTAGTGGATCAATAGTCGCAATGGCTAAGTTGCAGGGCTGGCTGTCTACCCCAGCTTGGATGCAAAGCAAGATCAGACATGTCGTAAATATTGCTTTTGCAGCTCTTGCCTTAGTAGCAGCTTTTCATTTCTTTCAAATTGGAGACTTTAAGGGGCTTTGGCTATTAGTAATTGGCTCAACACTTCTTGGTATTGGCGTGACTCTTCCAATTGGTGGCGCTGATATGCCAGTTGTGATTTCTCTGCTTAATAGTTATTCAGGTGTTGCAGCGGCTGCAGCAGGTTTTGTTGTTAGAAGCCAGTTGTTAATTGTTGCAGGTGCAATGGTGGGTGCAGCGGGATTAATTCTTACCCAGGTGATGTGTAATGGTATGAATAGATCTCTTTTATCTGTCCTTTTTGGAGGTGCCCTTGGGGCAACCAATTCTAGTGGAGAAAGTCCAGGTGAATACACCAATATTACTAGTTGCAGTGTTGAAGAATGTGCGCTGACTTTAGAGGCTGCCGAAAGAGTTGTTGTTGTTCCAGGTTATGGCTTAGCGGTTGCCCAAGCTCAGCACACTTTGAGAGAAGTTACTCGTGTTTTGGAGTCAAGTGGTATTCAAGTTGATTACGCAATTCACCCAGTAGCAGGAAGAATGCCTGGTCACATGAATGTTCTTCTTGCTGAGGCTGACGTGCCTTATGAACAGTTAAAAGAGATGGATGTTATAAATCCAGAATTCCCTGCTACTGATGTAGTTCTTGTTCTTGGAGCCAATGATGTTGTAAACCCTCAGGCTAAAAATGATTCGAGTTCTCCTCTTTACGGCATGCCTGTTCTTGATGTTCAAGAGGCAAGAACTGTTTTTGTTGTTAAGCGAGGCATGAGTGCTGGATATTCTGGGATTAAGAATGACCTTTTTGAACTGGTAAATACTTCGATGGTTTTTGGTGATGCTAAGAAGGTATTGGGAGACCTTTTGGTAGAACTTAAGGAGTTAGGTGTTGGTAGAAAGGGATAA
- a CDS encoding NAD(P) transhydrogenase subunit alpha, whose product MDFVSEALWVLLLGSLLGLELIGKVPPTLHTPLMSGANAISGITMLAALTLIINAGEKTPLLLIGSVALGFALFNVIGGFLVTDRMLAMFSRKSNRSKENR is encoded by the coding sequence ATGGATTTTGTTAGTGAGGCCCTTTGGGTGCTTTTGTTAGGGAGTCTTCTTGGCTTGGAGCTTATTGGGAAGGTTCCACCAACGCTTCATACACCCTTGATGAGTGGGGCTAATGCCATATCAGGCATAACCATGCTTGCTGCTCTCACCTTGATTATTAACGCAGGCGAAAAAACTCCTTTGCTTTTGATTGGTTCAGTAGCACTTGGCTTCGCTTTGTTCAATGTGATTGGTGGATTCTTGGTAACAGATCGAATGCTTGCAATGTTTAGCCGTAAATCAAACCGAAGTAAGGAAAACCGCTAA
- a CDS encoding Re/Si-specific NAD(P)(+) transhydrogenase subunit alpha: MPRLLIPKETAPGETRVSATPETVKKFVAMGCNVAMEMNAGLDAGFVDSTYAAVGCQLVAPQDQAAWKEADAVLCVQTPTEDSLSLLKPGALLVGLLAPYSNVALSSVVQSHELSAIALELLPRISRAQAADALSSQANIAGYKAVLLAAAQLDRYFPMLMTAAGTVQPAKVVVLGAGVAGLQAVATARRLGAVVYVSDIRPAVKEQVESLGARFIDPPQLEEKPAESGGYANEASQTFLAAQRQQLSDQLAEADVAICTAQVPGKRAPRLISEDMLDRMRPGSVVIDLAVSQGGNSACTDPAKTVDRKGVKLIGASELPCSVANHASSLYARNLLALLKPLIKDGQLFLNLDDELIAGCLISKEGKILSPDVLNPGGAI; this comes from the coding sequence TTGCCCAGACTTTTAATCCCAAAAGAAACTGCTCCTGGTGAGACCCGAGTCTCTGCAACCCCAGAGACAGTCAAGAAGTTCGTTGCTATGGGCTGCAATGTGGCTATGGAAATGAACGCTGGCCTAGATGCTGGTTTTGTCGATTCGACATATGCAGCAGTTGGTTGTCAGCTTGTTGCTCCTCAGGATCAGGCCGCCTGGAAAGAAGCAGATGCAGTCCTTTGTGTCCAAACCCCCACAGAAGACTCTTTGTCTCTTTTGAAGCCAGGTGCATTGCTTGTAGGGCTACTGGCTCCTTATTCAAATGTTGCATTGTCTTCTGTAGTCCAATCTCATGAGCTGTCAGCGATTGCTCTTGAACTTTTACCTCGAATTAGTAGAGCTCAAGCTGCAGATGCACTTTCTTCTCAGGCCAATATCGCTGGCTATAAAGCAGTGTTACTTGCGGCAGCACAGCTTGATCGCTATTTCCCGATGCTTATGACTGCTGCAGGTACCGTTCAGCCTGCCAAGGTTGTTGTATTAGGTGCTGGAGTCGCAGGTTTGCAAGCAGTTGCTACTGCAAGACGCCTTGGAGCAGTCGTTTATGTAAGTGATATTCGCCCTGCAGTGAAGGAACAGGTTGAGTCCTTAGGAGCAAGGTTCATTGATCCTCCTCAACTTGAAGAAAAGCCAGCTGAATCTGGTGGTTATGCGAATGAGGCTTCTCAGACTTTTCTAGCTGCTCAGCGTCAGCAACTTTCTGATCAGCTAGCAGAAGCAGATGTGGCGATCTGTACGGCACAAGTCCCAGGCAAAAGAGCTCCTCGCCTTATTAGTGAGGATATGCTCGATCGCATGAGGCCTGGATCAGTGGTAATTGACCTTGCTGTTTCTCAGGGAGGCAATTCGGCTTGTACAGACCCTGCTAAAACAGTTGATAGAAAGGGTGTGAAGCTTATAGGAGCTTCAGAATTGCCATGTTCCGTTGCAAATCATGCGAGCTCGTTATATGCACGTAATCTTCTAGCGCTTCTTAAGCCTTTGATAAAAGACGGCCAGCTCTTCCTTAATCTTGACGATGAATTGATTGCTGGTTGTTTGATAAGTAAAGAAGGCAAGATTCTGTCGCCTGATGTCCTTAATCCCGGTGGAGCAATCTGA
- a CDS encoding EF-1 guanine nucleotide exchange domain-containing protein, translated as MGLTAIECPDGVCHSHHGGHAVDRATMKRNLQVHGKEWCERLAERIYEMSVDTFSQTVMPSLHSSGWQRRHLNWEFKLDKEQSEPDETLVEGIINATESFLRSSEVHRLFIQELVQGTFAEATEDNLRATAVRKLVEDNLLIILQNQKEELISKITKELLEGTNSSKELAHNAASEGLDEVQRLLMNHTEAMC; from the coding sequence ATGGGCCTTACTGCAATCGAATGTCCTGATGGCGTATGCCATAGCCACCATGGCGGTCATGCTGTGGACAGAGCCACAATGAAAAGAAACCTGCAAGTGCATGGCAAAGAATGGTGTGAGCGACTTGCAGAACGCATCTATGAAATGTCGGTAGATACCTTTTCTCAAACGGTTATGCCAAGCCTTCATTCATCTGGCTGGCAAAGGCGTCATCTGAATTGGGAATTCAAACTTGACAAGGAGCAATCCGAGCCAGACGAAACACTAGTCGAGGGAATTATCAATGCCACTGAGAGTTTTCTTCGAAGCAGCGAGGTTCACAGGTTATTCATACAAGAACTAGTTCAAGGAACATTTGCTGAAGCTACTGAAGACAATCTTCGAGCAACTGCCGTACGAAAACTTGTTGAAGATAATTTACTAATAATTTTACAAAATCAAAAAGAAGAGCTGATTAGCAAAATTACAAAGGAACTTTTAGAAGGCACTAACTCAAGCAAAGAGCTTGCACATAATGCTGCCTCAGAGGGGCTTGACGAAGTTCAAAGGTTACTGATGAACCATACTGAGGCGATGTGTTGA
- a CDS encoding DEAD/DEAH box helicase produces MLPRLWQRQLTQLLRRRITNVSDKEKDVLIHAGPGAGKTLGALMSFKKMKEEGHLSNFVVFCHRNSICTQWRKTALKLGLKLIDFDEFSSDLTSFDGILTTYQGAASKKDELIEAFSGLIEGGFLAIADEAHHLGVNPEEPEKQAWGTTFLELTLQSKLRLGLTGTPFRSDNLAFCAARKIRVRTNSGVFEQINPDLCIEPRELIANGDVRPIEFRFQDGWVEHSKPGQPDRELSLISSENRESWRARNLRRCIRLSDSSSIAMQLLIKAKLQLQKIREHHPNAAGLVISRDIQHAKAISCALKEDGESVELVHSQDSDANERLADFQMSQAKWLVSVDMCSEGFDSPRIRVVAYLTTVITRSRFLQGITRAVRMDSQRAADEPIPRDPSYVFAPADPVLINHAQDWAKSQPYQIKSSTISTSDLENFGESSHRPSLPLEAINDGAGKVIRMHTPELPAFLKK; encoded by the coding sequence ATTCTTCCTCGTCTATGGCAAAGACAACTGACGCAACTTTTGAGGCGTCGTATTACAAATGTCTCTGACAAGGAAAAGGATGTATTAATTCATGCAGGACCAGGTGCAGGAAAGACTCTTGGCGCATTGATGAGTTTTAAAAAAATGAAGGAGGAAGGCCATCTCTCTAACTTTGTTGTCTTTTGCCATAGGAACTCAATCTGTACTCAATGGCGCAAAACCGCTTTGAAACTTGGATTAAAGCTTATAGATTTCGATGAATTCTCCTCAGACTTAACAAGTTTTGACGGAATACTCACGACTTACCAAGGGGCTGCCTCTAAAAAAGATGAGCTAATAGAGGCATTTTCTGGCCTTATAGAAGGAGGATTTCTTGCTATTGCTGACGAAGCACATCATTTAGGAGTGAACCCAGAAGAACCAGAAAAACAAGCATGGGGAACAACATTTTTAGAGCTAACTTTGCAAAGCAAATTGAGATTAGGACTCACTGGAACGCCTTTTAGGTCTGACAACCTTGCATTTTGTGCTGCCAGAAAAATACGAGTTAGAACCAATTCAGGTGTATTTGAACAAATCAATCCAGACCTCTGCATAGAGCCCCGTGAACTCATCGCAAATGGAGATGTGCGTCCAATTGAATTCAGATTTCAAGATGGGTGGGTTGAACACAGCAAACCAGGCCAACCAGATCGAGAGCTATCCCTTATCTCATCTGAAAACAGAGAAAGTTGGCGAGCTCGAAATCTTCGCCGTTGCATCCGCCTCTCTGACTCCAGCAGCATTGCAATGCAACTTCTTATCAAGGCAAAGCTTCAACTACAAAAAATAAGAGAACACCACCCGAACGCTGCTGGCTTAGTGATTTCTAGAGATATTCAACATGCCAAGGCAATTAGCTGTGCTTTAAAGGAAGACGGGGAAAGCGTGGAACTTGTTCACTCCCAAGATAGTGATGCGAATGAACGATTAGCTGATTTTCAAATGAGTCAAGCCAAGTGGCTAGTCAGCGTCGATATGTGTTCAGAAGGTTTTGACTCCCCACGAATACGCGTGGTGGCCTATCTGACAACAGTTATCACAAGGAGTCGCTTCTTACAAGGGATTACACGAGCGGTAAGGATGGACTCCCAAAGAGCAGCAGATGAGCCCATTCCGCGTGATCCCTCATATGTTTTCGCCCCAGCTGACCCTGTGCTAATTAATCACGCACAGGATTGGGCCAAATCTCAGCCATACCAAATAAAATCGAGCACGATTTCAACCAGTGATCTAGAAAACTTCGGAGAAAGTTCTCATAGGCCGAGCCTACCTCTAGAAGCCATTAACGATGGAGCAGGAAAGGTTATCAGGATGCACACACCTGAACTACCGGCTTTCTTGAAAAAATGA
- the trxB gene encoding thioredoxin-disulfide reductase encodes MGEIITPRALPIENIVIVGSGPAGYTAAIYAARSNLQPLLITGFKRGGIPGGQLMTTTHVENFPGFPDGVMGPELMDLMKAQAIRWGTQLLEADVDEINLIEKPFRLITLEKTITTHALILATGAKANRLGLPQENLFWSKGISACAICDGATPQFRQEQLAVVGGGDSACEEAIHLTKYGSHVHLLVRSNQLKASAAMADRVASNKQIKIHWETKILDVYGDEWLKGIKVISIKTNQEKNIEVKGLFYAIGHTPNTELVLNQLDCTSNGYLKTNPGRPETSVEGVFAAGDIADAEWRQGITAAGSGCKAALAAERWLSKKNLSKPIQRDPIEPPSIDKSTPISTTTKENYDENALWQKGNFALRKLYHADNKPLLVIYTSPHCGPCHVLKPQLKRVLEELEGKVQGVEIDIEADPEIAKQAGINGTPTVHLFQSKVLKAQWLGFKQRSEFKQVIESTLEINK; translated from the coding sequence ATGGGCGAAATTATTACACCTAGAGCATTGCCTATTGAAAATATAGTCATAGTTGGATCAGGACCAGCTGGATATACCGCAGCAATTTATGCAGCAAGATCAAACCTACAACCCTTGCTTATAACTGGCTTCAAAAGAGGAGGTATCCCTGGCGGCCAATTAATGACAACCACACACGTGGAAAATTTTCCTGGCTTCCCCGATGGGGTAATGGGCCCAGAACTAATGGACCTAATGAAAGCTCAGGCAATCAGGTGGGGAACACAGCTTTTAGAGGCAGACGTAGATGAAATAAACCTAATAGAGAAACCTTTCAGGCTCATTACTCTTGAAAAGACAATAACTACTCACGCTCTGATCTTGGCCACGGGTGCCAAAGCTAACCGCTTAGGCCTTCCTCAAGAAAATCTTTTTTGGAGTAAAGGAATTAGTGCATGTGCAATATGTGATGGAGCCACCCCTCAATTCCGTCAAGAGCAACTAGCTGTTGTAGGAGGGGGAGACTCAGCATGCGAAGAAGCTATCCATCTCACAAAATATGGTAGTCACGTTCATCTATTAGTCCGTTCCAATCAACTCAAGGCGAGTGCCGCAATGGCTGATCGAGTTGCCAGTAATAAACAAATAAAAATTCACTGGGAAACTAAAATATTAGATGTCTATGGTGATGAATGGCTCAAGGGGATAAAAGTCATATCTATAAAAACAAATCAAGAAAAAAACATAGAAGTAAAAGGTTTATTTTATGCTATCGGGCATACTCCAAATACCGAGCTAGTACTTAATCAGCTTGATTGCACATCCAATGGCTATCTAAAAACCAACCCAGGCCGTCCAGAGACCTCAGTCGAAGGAGTCTTTGCCGCAGGTGATATAGCAGATGCAGAATGGAGACAAGGGATTACAGCTGCTGGAAGTGGGTGCAAAGCTGCCTTGGCTGCTGAGCGTTGGCTAAGCAAAAAAAATCTTTCCAAACCGATTCAAAGAGATCCAATTGAACCTCCATCGATAGATAAATCCACACCAATATCAACCACGACAAAAGAAAATTACGACGAAAATGCCCTTTGGCAAAAAGGCAATTTTGCCCTTAGAAAGCTATATCATGCAGACAATAAACCTCTATTAGTCATATATACTTCCCCTCACTGCGGTCCCTGTCACGTACTTAAACCACAACTAAAAAGAGTTCTGGAAGAACTTGAAGGGAAAGTACAAGGAGTTGAAATTGATATTGAGGCAGATCCAGAGATTGCTAAGCAGGCTGGTATTAATGGAACACCTACAGTTCATCTATTTCAATCAAAAGTTCTCAAAGCTCAATGGCTTGGTTTCAAGCAAAGAAGTGAATTCAAGCAAGTAATCGAATCAACCCTAGAAATAAATAAATAA
- the infA gene encoding translation initiation factor IF-1, which produces MIETSGVIEKEQGNGFYLVTLEQPAGHQCLCRAAGKLTKFRIKLLAGDKVLVEISPYDLTRGRITYRERNVGAPGGRPGGNRPGGPRRK; this is translated from the coding sequence ATGATTGAGACATCCGGTGTTATTGAGAAGGAACAAGGCAATGGATTCTATTTGGTAACTCTTGAGCAACCTGCAGGTCACCAGTGCCTATGTCGAGCAGCAGGCAAATTGACTAAGTTCAGGATTAAGCTTTTGGCTGGCGATAAGGTACTTGTTGAGATAAGTCCGTATGATTTAACTCGAGGAAGAATTACTTATCGAGAAAGAAATGTAGGAGCTCCTGGGGGCCGGCCTGGGGGCAACCGCCCAGGAGGACCAAGGCGTAAATAA
- a CDS encoding NAD(P)H-binding protein: protein MQVLVVGGTGTLGRQIAKRAIDAGHQVRCVVRAPRKAAFLQEWGCELTQGDLLDVESLEYALDGVDAVIDAATGRPDDPNSVYKTDWDGKLNLYRACDRLGVKRVIFLSLLAAENFRNVPLMDIKYCTENLLKESSLDYTILQGAAFMQGVIGQFAIPVLDSQPVWISGNPSSIAYMNTQDMAKFAVAALTRSETLRESFPVVGPKAWRPEELVKLCEGITDKTAKVLRVSPFLISVAKQLVSFFQPTLNVAERLSFAEVTGGGGCLDAPMEETYKAFNLDPTETTGLESYIREYYDMILKRLREMEADLDKDAKKKLPF, encoded by the coding sequence ATGCAGGTTCTGGTGGTTGGTGGCACCGGTACTCTCGGAAGGCAGATTGCCAAACGTGCTATTGATGCTGGCCATCAAGTTAGATGCGTTGTTCGAGCTCCACGCAAGGCTGCATTCTTGCAGGAATGGGGCTGTGAGTTGACTCAAGGTGATTTGCTTGATGTAGAGAGCTTGGAATATGCCTTGGATGGTGTGGATGCTGTTATTGATGCAGCAACTGGGAGGCCAGATGACCCAAACAGTGTTTACAAGACAGATTGGGACGGGAAACTCAATTTATATAGAGCTTGTGATCGATTAGGTGTCAAGCGTGTGATTTTTCTTTCTCTTTTAGCAGCTGAAAACTTTAGGAATGTTCCATTGATGGACATTAAGTACTGCACAGAGAACCTCTTAAAAGAATCTTCCTTGGATTACACAATCCTCCAAGGTGCTGCATTTATGCAGGGTGTTATTGGCCAATTCGCTATTCCTGTACTTGATAGTCAGCCTGTTTGGATAAGTGGTAATCCAAGTTCAATTGCTTATATGAATACACAAGACATGGCAAAATTTGCTGTAGCAGCATTAACTCGTTCAGAAACCTTACGGGAAAGCTTTCCAGTGGTTGGGCCTAAGGCATGGAGACCTGAGGAACTGGTCAAGTTGTGTGAGGGAATTACTGATAAGACAGCAAAGGTTTTGAGAGTATCTCCTTTTCTAATTTCAGTAGCAAAGCAACTAGTTTCATTTTTTCAACCTACTCTTAATGTTGCTGAACGCCTTTCTTTTGCAGAGGTCACCGGAGGGGGTGGGTGCTTAGATGCACCTATGGAGGAAACATATAAAGCTTTTAACCTTGATCCAACCGAAACAACAGGTTTGGAGAGTTATATCAGAGAGTATTACGACATGATTTTGAAACGCCTTCGTGAAATGGAAGCTGATCTAGATAAGGATGCAAAGAAAAAGCTGCCTTTTTGA
- the petM gene encoding cytochrome b6-f complex subunit PetM has translation MASEIFGIAAIFWVLIPIGLAGGALLLKFQGD, from the coding sequence ATGGCCTCCGAGATTTTTGGTATAGCAGCCATTTTTTGGGTGTTGATCCCCATAGGACTTGCTGGAGGAGCTCTTTTACTGAAGTTTCAAGGTGACTAG
- a CDS encoding alpha/beta fold hydrolase → MDFSDWGESHIWDWKGFQCHWRVLGEPNSRPIVLVHGFGASSNHWRHNAKVFAKDGYRVFGLDLIGFGSSSQPKPDPRNPLDNYFWAKQIVAFLEEIVKPKSSGPSVLIGNSLGSLAAITTVAFRPDLVAAVIAAPLPDPAIMTPLAKQTASPLCQKIKKKFITVFFHLIPLELIVFFISKTFLIKTGLQMAYSKSIQGDKELHRLITQPARRPTAPRALRSMCIGMTLRRREHTAPLLLQKIAQAVIRPPILLIWGKEDRLVPLFIGHTIVGMHPWLKLLVIDSCGHCPHDELPDEFNKTVLNWLKSNLIGDPRLA, encoded by the coding sequence ATGGATTTTAGTGATTGGGGAGAATCCCATATTTGGGACTGGAAAGGGTTTCAATGTCACTGGAGAGTTCTCGGAGAGCCAAATTCACGCCCAATAGTTTTGGTACATGGCTTTGGGGCTAGCAGCAACCATTGGCGACATAATGCCAAAGTTTTTGCAAAAGATGGATATAGGGTCTTTGGACTTGATTTAATTGGTTTCGGTTCCTCAAGTCAACCAAAACCAGATCCAAGAAATCCCCTGGATAATTATTTTTGGGCGAAACAAATTGTGGCTTTCCTTGAGGAAATTGTTAAACCAAAAAGTAGCGGCCCATCAGTTCTTATAGGCAACTCCCTTGGGAGTCTTGCCGCTATAACAACTGTGGCATTTCGCCCTGATCTTGTCGCTGCTGTTATCGCAGCACCTTTACCTGACCCCGCAATAATGACGCCATTAGCAAAGCAAACGGCATCACCTTTATGCCAAAAAATAAAAAAGAAATTTATAACAGTTTTCTTTCACTTAATACCTCTGGAGTTAATTGTTTTTTTTATTTCCAAGACTTTCTTAATCAAGACAGGTTTGCAAATGGCTTACAGCAAATCCATTCAAGGAGATAAAGAGCTCCATCGCCTTATAACTCAACCAGCCCGAAGGCCAACAGCACCAAGAGCATTGAGGTCAATGTGTATAGGGATGACCCTTCGAAGGAGAGAACATACAGCACCACTTCTTTTACAAAAGATTGCCCAGGCAGTAATACGACCTCCAATACTTCTTATATGGGGCAAGGAAGACCGACTTGTCCCTTTATTTATTGGACATACAATTGTTGGGATGCATCCCTGGCTTAAATTATTGGTTATAGATTCTTGCGGACACTGTCCTCACGACGAGTTGCCCGATGAGTTCAATAAAACAGTTTTGAACTGGCTGAAAAGCAACTTAATTGGTGATCCACGACTGGCATGA
- the ilvN gene encoding acetolactate synthase small subunit: MKHTLSVLVEDESGALSRIAGLFARRGFNIDSLAVGPAEAQGQSRLTMVVEGDDQTLQQMTKQLEKLLNVLQVLDLSCRPAVERELMLLKVSAPANKRSSILDLVQVFRAKVVDVADEALTLEVVGDPGKLVALEKLLKPYGIIEIARTGKVALERASGVNTELLKVSTSGGRVPA; the protein is encoded by the coding sequence ATGAAGCACACTCTCTCAGTTCTAGTAGAAGACGAGTCAGGAGCTTTAAGCAGAATTGCTGGGCTGTTTGCCCGTAGAGGCTTCAATATTGATAGCTTGGCAGTTGGGCCTGCAGAGGCACAAGGGCAGTCGCGCCTAACCATGGTTGTTGAAGGTGATGACCAAACACTTCAACAAATGACAAAGCAGTTGGAAAAATTACTAAATGTCCTGCAAGTTTTAGACCTGAGCTGTAGGCCAGCTGTTGAGAGAGAATTGATGTTGCTAAAGGTATCTGCTCCAGCCAATAAGAGAAGCTCAATTCTTGATCTGGTTCAAGTTTTTAGAGCAAAGGTAGTCGACGTAGCTGATGAAGCTTTAACACTTGAGGTCGTAGGAGATCCAGGAAAATTAGTTGCGCTAGAAAAGCTGCTCAAACCTTATGGAATTATCGAAATAGCTCGTACAGGAAAAGTTGCATTAGAAAGAGCCTCTGGAGTTAATACTGAATTACTAAAAGTTTCAACCAGCGGTGGAAGAGTTCCCGCATAA
- a CDS encoding peptidylprolyl isomerase: MFGFSRAHFQKCFLTTALCLILFVSGCTNSSKGEISLGCSDVLSPCLNGIARVEMITNRGSFLLELDGESAPVTAGNFLDLVNRGVYDGTIFHRVIREPVPFVVQGGDPTTKNSDTPEANYGTGNFFDEALGKPRFIPLELKLRTRKDPLYGSLVNEPNDLAQLELTHQRGALAMARSQAVNSASAQFYISLRNLPELDGRYSVFGRVVKGMEVVDKIAQGDSIIKASYLQSN; the protein is encoded by the coding sequence ATGTTTGGATTTAGTAGAGCTCATTTTCAGAAGTGTTTTTTGACTACGGCTTTATGTTTGATTCTCTTTGTATCTGGTTGTACAAATTCATCAAAGGGGGAGATTTCTCTTGGCTGCTCTGATGTTTTGAGCCCATGTCTGAATGGTATTGCAAGAGTTGAAATGATTACAAATAGAGGAAGCTTCCTTTTGGAATTGGATGGCGAATCTGCTCCTGTTACAGCAGGCAATTTTCTTGACCTTGTTAATAGAGGGGTTTACGACGGGACAATTTTTCACAGGGTAATAAGGGAGCCTGTTCCTTTTGTGGTTCAGGGTGGAGACCCGACAACTAAGAACTCAGATACTCCAGAAGCTAATTATGGAACTGGAAATTTTTTTGATGAGGCTCTTGGTAAACCTCGTTTCATCCCACTTGAGTTGAAATTGAGAACCCGGAAAGATCCTTTATATGGAAGTTTGGTAAATGAACCAAATGATTTAGCTCAGCTTGAGTTGACTCATCAACGAGGCGCATTAGCTATGGCTAGGTCACAAGCTGTGAATTCCGCAAGTGCCCAGTTTTATATATCTTTGCGCAATTTGCCAGAACTTGATGGTCGATATTCTGTTTTTGGGCGGGTTGTTAAGGGTATGGAGGTTGTTGATAAGATCGCTCAGGGAGACAGCATTATTAAAGCTTCTTATTTACAATCTAATTAG
- a CDS encoding photosystem I assembly protein Ycf4, with protein sequence MSVDMQNISSNENSSKELLQQSVTGSRRLSNLLVGLVVTIGGIGFSLASLSSYFGEGFLPIGHPEELIFVPQGLVMGVYGILASLLAIYIWALYSIDFGGGINRFDKAKGVVLISRRGYLKDFNIEIPLNDVKAVRLELRDGVNPRRRISLRVNGRADLPLTRVGDPIPISQLEQEGAELARFLGVNLEGI encoded by the coding sequence ATGTCCGTTGATATGCAGAACATCTCTTCTAACGAAAATTCTTCTAAAGAGCTTTTACAGCAGTCAGTTACAGGATCAAGGCGTCTCTCGAATTTGTTAGTTGGCCTGGTTGTGACCATTGGTGGGATTGGCTTTTCGCTCGCATCTCTTTCAAGTTATTTCGGTGAAGGCTTTCTTCCAATTGGACACCCTGAAGAATTGATTTTTGTTCCACAAGGTCTTGTGATGGGGGTTTATGGGATTCTTGCAAGCCTTTTGGCAATCTATATATGGGCTCTTTACTCAATAGATTTCGGAGGTGGTATCAATCGTTTTGATAAGGCAAAAGGGGTGGTGCTTATTTCTCGTAGAGGGTATTTAAAGGATTTCAACATTGAAATCCCATTAAATGATGTAAAGGCAGTTCGCCTGGAATTACGAGATGGCGTGAATCCTCGTAGAAGAATTTCATTACGAGTCAATGGTCGAGCAGATTTGCCCTTAACGCGGGTAGGGGACCCGATACCTATTAGTCAGTTAGAACAAGAAGGCGCTGAGTTGGCTCGCTTTTTAGGAGTCAATCTTGAGGGTATCTAA